The Sinomicrobium kalidii genome contains a region encoding:
- a CDS encoding bifunctional riboflavin kinase/FAD synthetase, producing MIIKKTLSGDSETGFSVVTIGTFDGVHVGHRKILNKLISSARANNLKSTIFTFYPHPRMVLQQDADIKLINTLDEKIAILEKSGLDQLIIYPFTKEFSRLTALEFVKDIIVRKLKAKKVIIGYDHRFGRNRTATIEDLARFGETYDFEVEEIGVEEVNEVSVSSTKIRKALNEGDMETANLYLGYEFMLTGEIVRGKGLGRQLNFPTANLQIAEKYKLIPKNGVYVVKSDFRGQTVYGMMNIGLNPTVNGTTQSIEIHFFDFDRDLYGQKIQVDMLKRLRDEVRFESVEALTVQLEKDRKNALSYIGEL from the coding sequence GTGATCATTAAGAAAACACTTTCGGGCGATAGTGAAACCGGCTTTTCCGTTGTAACGATAGGAACTTTTGACGGGGTACATGTAGGACACAGAAAGATACTGAACAAGCTTATTTCAAGCGCCCGTGCCAATAATCTGAAATCCACAATTTTTACGTTCTATCCGCACCCGCGGATGGTATTGCAGCAGGACGCGGATATAAAACTGATCAATACACTGGACGAAAAGATCGCCATACTGGAAAAAAGCGGGCTGGATCAGCTTATCATATATCCTTTTACAAAGGAATTTTCCAGATTGACGGCCCTGGAGTTCGTAAAGGACATTATCGTACGGAAACTGAAGGCGAAAAAAGTGATTATCGGTTATGACCATCGTTTTGGACGGAATCGCACAGCCACGATCGAAGACCTGGCAAGGTTCGGGGAAACTTATGATTTTGAAGTGGAAGAGATCGGTGTGGAAGAAGTCAACGAAGTTTCCGTAAGTTCCACCAAGATACGGAAGGCCCTGAATGAAGGAGATATGGAAACGGCCAACCTCTACCTGGGGTATGAATTTATGCTTACCGGGGAAATCGTAAGAGGCAAGGGACTGGGGCGGCAGCTCAATTTTCCTACAGCCAATCTGCAAATTGCCGAAAAATACAAACTGATCCCCAAAAACGGGGTGTATGTGGTGAAAAGTGATTTCAGGGGGCAAACGGTTTACGGAATGATGAACATCGGGTTAAACCCTACCGTGAACGGGACGACACAATCCATAGAGATCCATTTTTTTGATTTTGACCGGGATCTTTACGGACAGAAAATACAGGTGGACATGCTGAAAAGACTGCGTGATGAAGTGCGTTTCGAATCTGTAGAGGCCCTTACGGTACAGTTGGAGAAAGACAGGAAGAATGCCCTTAGCTATATTGGTGAATTATAA
- a CDS encoding HTTM domain-containing protein, whose product MTAFLFKRIDNAPLIVFRIIFGLLIFLESVGAIFTGWIKRTLIQPEFTFNFIGFDWLQPLPGHWMYVYYALMGVFGLFVMVGYKYRWSMAAFTLMWTATYLMQKASYNNHYYLLILICLLMLVQPANRYLSVDAGRNRDMRDISMPRWCSVIIILQVGIVYTYAAIAKLYPDWLNYTVVENLMLGKKNYPVVGGILQKHWLHVFITWSGILFDGLVVPLLLWKPTRKIAFTASIVFHLFNSFVFQIGIFPYMSLAFTLFFFEPRVIRNIFLRRKPLYTAGEVIVPGNRNILLVAGMAYFIIQLALPLRHRFITGDVLWTEEAHRMSWRMMLRSKGGYIRFRVVDKNSGKEETVNPRDRLSPKQQRMIATKPDVIWQFAQRLKKEYAARGQDVAIYARGKVSVNRKASRTFIDRETDLASEKWDPFCHSHWILPYPYED is encoded by the coding sequence ATGACCGCATTCCTTTTTAAAAGAATTGACAATGCCCCGCTCATTGTCTTTCGAATCATATTCGGGTTGCTTATTTTCCTCGAATCCGTAGGGGCCATATTTACCGGGTGGATAAAACGTACCCTTATTCAACCGGAATTTACCTTTAATTTTATCGGGTTTGACTGGCTGCAGCCGCTTCCCGGTCATTGGATGTATGTCTATTATGCCCTGATGGGAGTTTTCGGACTGTTTGTGATGGTGGGTTATAAATACCGGTGGAGTATGGCGGCTTTTACCCTGATGTGGACGGCAACCTACCTGATGCAGAAAGCCTCGTACAACAATCATTATTACCTGCTCATCCTTATTTGCCTGCTTATGCTGGTGCAGCCGGCGAATCGCTATTTGTCTGTCGATGCCGGGAGAAACAGGGATATGAGGGATATTTCCATGCCGCGATGGTGTTCCGTCATTATTATTCTGCAGGTAGGCATCGTCTATACTTACGCAGCCATAGCCAAACTCTACCCCGACTGGCTGAACTATACCGTAGTGGAGAACCTGATGCTCGGAAAGAAAAACTATCCCGTAGTTGGCGGAATACTTCAAAAACACTGGTTGCACGTGTTCATTACATGGTCGGGTATACTTTTCGACGGTCTTGTGGTCCCGCTCTTATTGTGGAAACCCACGAGGAAGATCGCTTTTACTGCCTCTATTGTCTTTCACCTTTTCAATTCCTTTGTTTTCCAGATCGGGATATTTCCCTATATGTCCCTTGCCTTTACCCTGTTCTTTTTCGAACCCCGTGTGATCCGGAATATTTTTCTCAGAAGGAAACCTTTGTATACGGCCGGTGAAGTGATCGTCCCCGGAAACAGGAATATTCTGCTTGTTGCAGGAATGGCCTATTTCATCATTCAACTGGCCCTTCCGCTCAGACACCGGTTTATTACCGGGGATGTTTTGTGGACCGAAGAAGCGCACCGTATGAGCTGGCGTATGATGCTGCGGAGTAAAGGAGGGTATATACGATTCAGGGTGGTAGATAAAAACAGTGGAAAGGAAGAAACCGTAAACCCCCGGGACCGGCTTTCCCCGAAGCAACAGAGGATGATTGCCACCAAACCCGATGTCATCTGGCAGTTTGCGCAACGGTTAAAGAAAGAATATGCCGCCCGTGGACAGGACGTCGCCATTTACGCCCGCGGAAAAGTAAGTGTAAACCGCAAAGCTTCTCGTACCTTTATAGACCGGGAAACAGACCTCGCTTCTGAAAAATGGGACCCGTTTTGCCACAGTCACTGGATATTGCCCTATCCTTATGAAGATTGA
- the serS gene encoding serine--tRNA ligase, whose translation MLQLQFIRANKDRVIRGLEKRNLGAEAAGLINEALRLDEERRGVQATLDNTLAASNKLSKEIGNLFKNGEREKAGELKEKTAELKAESKELGEKLNEKAAALTEVLYKIPNIPHDSVPPGNSDEDNVEIFRHGEIPQLEEGALPHWELAKKYDLIDFDLGSKITGAGFPVYKGRGARLQRALISYFLDRNREAGYFEYFLPYFVNEASGYGTGQLPDKEGQMYHIEKDDLYVIPTGEVPMMNCFRDTILQEEELPVKATTHTPCFRREAGSYGAHVRGLNRLHQFEKVEVIQVTKPENSYKALDEMVAHVKGILKELKLPYRILQLCGGDLGFTSALTYDFEVFSTAQDRWLEISSVSNCEDYQSNRLKLRYKNKEGKMTLCHALNGSSLAIPRVLAGILENYQDSDGIKIPEVLIPYTGFDRIS comes from the coding sequence ATGTTGCAACTACAATTTATTAGAGCGAATAAAGACCGGGTAATCCGCGGACTGGAAAAGCGGAACCTGGGTGCGGAGGCTGCCGGACTGATCAACGAAGCGCTTCGGCTGGATGAAGAACGAAGGGGCGTTCAGGCTACACTGGACAATACCCTGGCAGCGTCTAATAAATTGTCCAAAGAAATAGGAAACCTGTTCAAAAACGGGGAACGTGAGAAAGCCGGTGAACTGAAAGAAAAGACCGCGGAACTCAAGGCAGAATCCAAAGAACTGGGTGAAAAGCTGAATGAAAAGGCTGCCGCACTTACCGAGGTCCTGTACAAAATACCCAATATTCCCCACGATTCCGTTCCTCCCGGGAATTCGGACGAAGATAATGTTGAGATCTTCCGCCACGGAGAAATACCACAACTGGAAGAAGGGGCACTGCCACACTGGGAGCTTGCCAAAAAATACGATCTTATCGATTTTGACCTCGGGAGCAAGATCACCGGTGCGGGATTCCCGGTGTATAAGGGTAGGGGTGCCAGGTTGCAGCGGGCACTTATAAGTTATTTCCTGGACAGAAACAGGGAAGCCGGGTATTTCGAGTATTTCCTGCCTTATTTTGTCAATGAGGCTTCCGGTTACGGCACGGGGCAGCTTCCGGACAAGGAAGGACAGATGTATCACATAGAAAAGGACGACCTGTACGTGATTCCTACGGGGGAAGTGCCCATGATGAACTGCTTCAGGGACACTATTTTACAGGAAGAGGAACTGCCGGTAAAAGCAACTACACATACCCCGTGTTTCCGGAGGGAAGCAGGTTCGTACGGTGCACATGTAAGAGGATTGAATCGCTTGCACCAGTTCGAAAAAGTGGAAGTCATACAGGTTACAAAGCCCGAAAATTCCTACAAGGCCCTGGATGAAATGGTGGCACACGTAAAAGGTATTTTAAAGGAACTGAAACTTCCGTACCGCATTTTACAGCTTTGCGGAGGCGACTTAGGGTTTACCTCGGCTCTCACCTACGATTTTGAGGTGTTTTCCACTGCCCAGGACCGCTGGCTGGAGATCAGTTCCGTGTCTAACTGTGAAGACTACCAGAGCAACAGGCTGAAATTACGCTATAAGAACAAGGAAGGTAAAATGACCCTTTGCCATGCCCTCAACGGAAGTTCCCTGGCCATACCGAGAGTGCTTGCCGGGATCCTGGAAAATTATCAGGACAGCGACGGAATAAAAATTCCCGAAGTACTGATACCCTATACCGGGTTTGACAGAATTTCGTAA